In one window of Gemmatimonadota bacterium DNA:
- a CDS encoding VOC family protein: NMEMAPWVTESGVTVFSPFQADTDYFAADKTFMLNFRVADLAAMIAQLKSADIEVSHESEMAGIGRFARIHDLEGNAIELWEPAS; this comes from the coding sequence CGAACATGGAGATGGCGCCCTGGGTGACCGAGTCCGGGGTCACGGTTTTCTCGCCATTCCAGGCGGACACGGATTACTTCGCGGCGGACAAGACATTCATGCTGAATTTCCGCGTGGCCGATTTGGCCGCGATGATCGCGCAACTGAAGTCTGCGGATATCGAGGTCAGCCACGAGAGCGAGATGGCGGGTATCGGTCGCTTCGCCCGTATCCACGACCTCGAAGGAAACGCGATCGAGCTATGGGAACCCGCCTCGTGA
- a CDS encoding Fis family transcriptional regulator, which yields MTSVNKHVGSDYDDYLKEEGLTQEVERVAIKRVVAYQVGQYMLNQGLTKTEMARRMRTSRASLDRLLDPENSSATLQTLERAARALGRRLHIALV from the coding sequence ATGACTTCTGTTAACAAACACGTCGGAAGCGACTACGATGACTATCTGAAGGAAGAAGGACTGACTCAAGAGGTAGAACGAGTCGCGATAAAGCGAGTGGTTGCTTATCAGGTGGGGCAATACATGTTGAATCAGGGACTGACCAAGACGGAAATGGCCCGGAGAATGCGTACGAGTCGCGCCTCACTGGATCGCCTACTGGATCCGGAAAACAGTTCGGCCACGTTGCAGACCCTCGAACGGGCGGCCCGTGCGCTGGGGAGACGTTTGCATATCGCGCTGGTCTGA
- a CDS encoding phytanoyl-CoA dioxygenase family protein: MAQTTLQDTRFKQMPTPEDLFRMSRDLRYHPVRNDHPAVLTGAQIDTFNEQGYLKPFRIYSNEEIGAIRDEFDGMIEQVMARGDHNYSIISAHLKSGMVHDIMNEPRIVAYISDLLGDDVVGWGAHFFCKLPGDGKIVNWHQDASFWPLSPSKTVTAWLAIDDADTGNACMRFVAGSHHYGHLTYHMSEEAENNVLNQTVKEVGMYGTEVDIELKAGEISLHSDLLLHGSGLNSSDRRRCGLTLRFCAASVRAELNWNKEGVIVKGSDPTDHWANLPRPAVDNV; the protein is encoded by the coding sequence ATGGCGCAGACGACCCTGCAGGACACCCGTTTCAAGCAGATGCCGACCCCGGAAGACCTGTTCCGCATGTCCCGCGACCTCCGGTACCATCCGGTCCGCAACGACCATCCGGCCGTGCTGACGGGCGCACAGATCGATACCTTCAACGAACAGGGCTACCTGAAGCCCTTCAGGATATACTCGAACGAAGAAATCGGCGCCATCCGGGACGAATTCGACGGCATGATCGAGCAGGTCATGGCGCGGGGCGACCACAACTACTCCATCATTTCTGCCCACCTGAAATCGGGCATGGTGCACGATATCATGAACGAGCCGCGTATCGTCGCCTACATCAGCGACCTGCTTGGGGATGACGTGGTCGGATGGGGCGCCCACTTCTTCTGTAAGCTCCCCGGGGACGGCAAGATCGTAAACTGGCACCAGGACGCCAGCTTCTGGCCCCTCTCGCCGTCAAAGACGGTCACCGCCTGGCTGGCCATCGACGACGCGGACACGGGCAACGCCTGCATGCGTTTCGTAGCCGGATCGCACCACTACGGGCACCTGACCTATCACATGAGCGAAGAAGCCGAGAACAACGTGCTCAACCAGACGGTGAAGGAAGTCGGGATGTACGGCACCGAGGTGGACATCGAACTCAAGGCGGGAGAGATCTCGCTGCACAGCGACCTGCTGCTGCATGGTTCGGGCTTAAACTCGTCGGACCGCCGTCGCTGCGGCCTGACGCTTAGATTCTGCGCCGCCTCGGTCCGCGCCGAACTCAACTGGAACAAGGAAGGCGTGATCGTCAAGGGATCTGATCCCACGGACCACTGGGCGAATCTGCCTCGACCGGCAGTGGATAACGTGTAG